CAGGAGGTCGTCGAGCCGCTGGCGCAGGTCCGTCACGTCCATCCCCTTGGAGAAGCAGAGGTCGAAGACCTTCGCTTCGCCCATGTCCCGCTGCCGGATCATCAGGTCCCCGCTGTGAGCGATCAGGACAACAGGGTGCGGCATCCTCGCGCGCATCTCCTTCGCAACCTCGTATCCGCTCATGCCCGGCATCTGGATATCGAGGATTGCAGCGTCCGGCGGCCAGCGCTCGGCCAGCTCCAAGGCAGCCGGACCGTCGCAGGCGACTTGGACCTCGTAGCCGCTCAGCTCCAGGAGCATCGCCAGCGAGGTAGCTGCGTCGCAATTGTCGTCCGCGACGAGGACGCGGAACCGTTTGCCCATGTGCTTTCGCAGCAAGGCAGGTGCCGAATTCTCGAAGGGGCTCGTGAGATAGCCCCTTCGCTCGCGGCATGGAGCCCCACCGCACCCAATGCAGAAAAGTGCGTGATGGGCTGCACAAACGACTGCGACTTAGCCAGAAGGCTTGTTCGGGTTCAGGGGGTTGGCGCGTCGGCGCAGATGTTCCTCTGCGAGCTCTTGCGCCAGCGCTGTGACTTCAAACCGTCCGGACTCGTCGCAGTCGACGAAGTCCTCGATGAGGCGCCCGATCTGCCGCGCGAGGATGTGGTCCGGGCTGTCGCCAACCGGCAGGTTGCCGCTGGAGCCGCACGAAAGGTTCGGCGACAGCAGCTGAGCGACCGAGAAGCCGAGCCTGTCGCTCAAGAGCGCCAGGTGGCTCGCGAGTTCAGGGTTGTGCTCGTTGCACGCCAGGATGCCCTCGAGCAGCTTCTTCGGGACCTTCCTGCTCTTAGCGAATCCGTCGACCGTCATCCCGCTTTCGTCCAACAGATATCGCACGTTCGCGCGCAGCTCGCGCAGGAAAGAGATGTTCATGCCGCTGTCGCCGCCGTGTTGCGCTGCGGCATACCTTAGGCCGAGGTCCA
This portion of the Methylibium petroleiphilum PM1 genome encodes:
- a CDS encoding response regulator — its product is MGKRFRVLVADDNCDAATSLAMLLELSGYEVQVACDGPAALELAERWPPDAAILDIQMPGMSGYEVAKEMRARMPHPVVLIAHSGDLMIRQRDMGEAKVFDLCFSKGMDVTDLRQRLDDLLKSRSKSSAGRGSLGGREDASTARPRPR